Genomic DNA from Verrucomicrobiales bacterium:
ATAGGTCTCAACTTTGGTGGCAGAATTGGGGGTACCCGCAGCATAGGTCGTGGTCTTCACCGTTTGACCACTCGAGTCCCACGCGTAGCTGTAGTGCCAGCGGTCGAATCAAATTGACCCACCCAGGGTCGAATCAAACTGACCCGTCCCCGAGTGAGCGGATTTAGAGATTAAGAGGTTTGGATTTCAAGATTTAGTTAATTAGAACCAAAGTGCGCTGCGAAGGATAGGGCTCTGCGGGAGCGCAACCCGAGCGTCGCGGTGCCCATGGATTGCGCGAGCATCCGATCCCAGCTCGACGAGGTCGGGCTGGGGTTCTATCCGGGTGGATGTGATTGCAAGCCATGGTCGGTGCGTAAAACTCACTTCTTCTTCTCGGCCGCCAGGCCGCTGTTCTTGTTCTCTTTGTGAGCGGCTTGGTGAAGGCGGTAACTGCGACCGGAGACCTCGATGATCTCGGCATGGTGAAGCAGTCGATCAAGGATCGCGCTGGCCGCAGGAACGTCGTTGAGCAGCTTGCCCCACTCTTCGATGGGCCGGTTGGAAGTCATCAAAGTGGAGCGAACTTCGTAGCGGCGCATGATCACCTCCATCAAGATCTCACCGGCTTTGGGTGGCAGCACTTTCAGTCCCATATCGTCGATAATGAGCAGGTCGGGTTTGAGATAGCCGGTGAGCTTGCGATCCAATTCAGCCGGAGAGGCCTCGGCTTGGAGTTCACGAACCAGATCGAAGATGGAGGTGTAAATCACCTGAAAGCCCGCCTTGATGGCTTGGTAGCCAATGGCCTGAGCCAGGTGGCTCTTGCCCAACCCCGGCGGCCCAATAAGGAAAACGTCGCGGTGCTCACGGATGAACTGAGTGGTAGCCAGTTCGATAATGGGTTGGCGTTTAATGGACGGATTAAACGCCCAGTCAAAGTCTTCGAGGGTTTTGTTAGCATCACGGAAGCCGGCATCGCGCTTGCGCTTCTCAATCAAGCGCTGCTGGCGCACATTGATCTCGTCTTGGAAGATCAGTTCGAGGAACTGTTCGTGAGGAAGTTGATGGGTTCGGGCCTCTTGGAGACGCAGTTCGAGACTGGCCAAAAGTCCCGATAGTCGGAGTTGGCGGGCGTATTGAGCAAGGTGTTGGTTCATGGAGTTGGGGCCTGGTTGGTTTGGTTCTGGGTTTGCTGACGGATGAAGACTCCGTATTCGCTCAGGTTACGGATGAGCGGATGGTGATCTTCAAAGTTCAACTGGCTCTGAGTTTCTCGGCTCTCCAACAGCACCTTGAGGTCGC
This window encodes:
- the istB gene encoding IS21-like element helper ATPase IstB encodes the protein MNQHLAQYARQLRLSGLLASLELRLQEARTHQLPHEQFLELIFQDEINVRQQRLIEKRKRDAGFRDANKTLEDFDWAFNPSIKRQPIIELATTQFIREHRDVFLIGPPGLGKSHLAQAIGYQAIKAGFQVIYTSIFDLVRELQAEASPAELDRKLTGYLKPDLLIIDDMGLKVLPPKAGEILMEVIMRRYEVRSTLMTSNRPIEEWGKLLNDVPAASAILDRLLHHAEIIEVSGRSYRLHQAAHKENKNSGLAAEKKK